In one Pseudomonas fitomaticsae genomic region, the following are encoded:
- a CDS encoding CcoQ/FixQ family Cbb3-type cytochrome c oxidase assembly chaperone: MDIGMIRGLGTVVVMVAFIGLALWVFSPKRKSEFEDATLLPFADDPEAIKHVEQASRSNKE; this comes from the coding sequence ATGGATATCGGGATGATTCGAGGCCTGGGCACTGTTGTCGTGATGGTTGCCTTCATCGGCCTGGCGTTGTGGGTGTTCAGCCCCAAGCGCAAGTCGGAGTTTGAAGACGCGACCTTGCTGCCCTTCGCGGATGATCCCGAAGCCATCAAGCACGTCGAGCAAGCTTCTAGGA